In the Primulina tabacum isolate GXHZ01 chromosome 7, ASM2559414v2, whole genome shotgun sequence genome, tcactgatagtgcctgcaagaaccagtcgattatgattaacgtacagtacggtccctccatctcatatatcccgatcgaatctgcaaccattggttcatcgagggttgcataataattcgataactatgtggtAACTATAAATAGTGGTATAGCATGTATCATTGATAACTCCTTCTCTAATGTACATctcgtactctggccagagattccacgcactattatttcattagatcacataggatatccacacccgtaggtgagcggtgaatccccaactacaatgcactggctcctatatgtgtcgcaactgtacccaacctcgccacctgatgactctcctggagccggtaaacgagtcaaagcacagccctagcatatagagcctcagtgttgtcccgggtcgtaaggactaatggtgtacaatcataaccacggacttatcctctcaatgaatgataaccacttggaaaatccgagggagggttgttcggtataatcatcatatgactacccatctgcatgtttggacatctctatgcccttaccaagaaacgcagtacacaacacacagatgctagtctcgagctcaagcggcttttatccctgttttaggtggctgaatcgactaggaacgaatttagaatatgcagtgtttacaaatgagtttcaacatcgaattacgattcatttgtattaaagcataatcaaggactttatctatgctgtttgcatgggtatacagataaagtataacgaaaccattaaaagttaaattatattaaaataaagattgtttatttcacttgagtcaataaattccctagccaaccgttggcttgcaaggcatctactctaacaaccCGATCCAACAAAAACTTTCGCGGTATCgaagtgagttcgagagaagcAGAATCAAAAAGAATAGTGCTCGTCAAGTGAAATCTGCTAAAAATGTTCATCATAGAGACGTCATAAAAAGAGGGAGTCTTTTGATTTGTCTAGGTCTTTGTGTGAACTTaacattatttaaattttagtgAGTTGAGTTGATATTTGGTTTGACTCTGTATACGTTGCTGTCAACCGAACTACATTAAAAATCATGGCGAATTTGTGTTCTTTGTGTTATTATTCACACCCGTAATAAACGACGATAAAAGCACGGGCCAATAATATTgcaagataaaaaaattttcgaTTGGCATCAGGGAAAGttcattatttattataatgtgACCTCGGTCGGTGTTTGTGTGATTTTGCAGAAATATATTTTATGTGTAAAGGATGATTTATTTCCCAACCACCACCACTAGATGGTGCAAACTACTTCGATTGAAAATCAAGGACGAGGGGTGTTCATAAAATTCATTGACGAAAAGctttaaaatcaattttttcaagatatgaGCACCCAACAAAGACGAAGAAACCTGAAGTGCTAATGAGGATTGATCGGTTAACAACAATCCGAAAGCCTCTAATGCAATTTTCAATACCATTAATTCTAATTAGTTTAAATTGATACCCACTTTTGAATATGCCAAGGAAGCACGAAGCATCCTTTTAACTGCATATGAAGATACGACTGCTGTAAAAATTTCTAAACTTCAGATTCTTGCTTCTAGGCTTGAAGTGTTGAGGATGCATGAAGACAAATAATTGCAGGTTCCATTGCCAAATTGTGCATCATAGCAAATGAGAATTTTTTTATGGGAGAAAAATATTCTGATTcaaagcttttaaaaaaaaactttaagaTCTCTTCTTAAAATATTTGACATAAAACTGGCTGTAAATCGAAGATGCAAATGATGTTGACTCCATTACACTTGTTGAATTGATGTGTTCTCTTCAAACCTTTGAATTGAAGTTCAAGAACAAGGAAAAGGTCACGGGAATTGCTTTACAAGCATGAGGATATCGATGTATTTGACAATCATGGcacatttcatcataaaaatttgATCGAATTAGTGGAAAACGAAGGTaagtatttaaatttgaaaattctaataaattttcaaattttataatttaaaaaaaaaaaaacaactgtACTGcgaataaatttgaaaaaaatagagAAACAAGAAAATTTAATGTCATAAAAATGGTCAATTTGGCCTTGTTCAAACCAAATGTACCTACTGGTTAAATTACAACAATACTATGAAGACTGGAAAAGCTAGACCGAATACCGGTCTAAAAACTAGCCGGCTTCAACGACGTTACCGTGACAGAGGAGCCCAGCGGCGACACCGCCGCCTCAATACCAAAGGAATCGTAACGGCGGAACAGCTCAACCAGCAGCAACCTGGAGGCCAGAACCACAAAATTCTTCCCAGCGCACTGTTTGTTGTTAACTGTGGGGTTCTCTGTCTCCGGTCCATTAGACCACAGCACGTGTTTCAACAGTTTCTCCCCTTCTTCGCCGAGGAACCGTGTGGGAACAAACTCCTCCGCCCGGTCGAATATCATCGGGTCCATGGTGGCGAATGGCTGGTATCCGAACAGCATTTCTCCTTCTTTCACCTGAAACGCTGCATAGTGTGACTCGATCACCAAGTCGCGCTTGGCCTTGCCGTACTGAAGCGAAACCGGCGGCTCGATACGCAGAGCCTCGTATACCACTGATTTCATCAGCGGCATCTTTTCCATCGCCGCCATCGTGACGTTTCCGCCGCTTGATTTGATTGCGGATCGGATTTCTTGAGCTAGTTCAGCATGCAGCTTGGCTCCAGCTCGGCCCAACCGTTTGAGAATGTTTGGGAAGAGGATTTTCATGCCGCCGAATGAATTGAAGCACGTGGAGTATAAGAGATTATGGCAAGCTTCGTCTTTGGTGAGGCCGAGTTTTTCTGCTTGATCGAGAAGTGGGGCTGAGTTCTGGTAGAAGAATTCGTACAATCTTTGATAATCCTTCTTAATTAAAAATGGCGGCAAGCGAAACGTGTGGATAATGCCGTCTTCTAAACCTTTGGGCAAGCCTAGGGTCAGCAGCGGGTGTAGCTGGAAGAGAACCCATTTTCCGATAAGGGTTGGCCCGTCGGATCCGAGCTTGGTGTCATTCGGGTTGACGCCGAAGAACGATCTAGCCAAGAAATTGAACGCCGCCTGTTCATTGGCGGCGCCGAAGTTTGCTCTCCCTTTGGTGGCCAATTCCTTCTCCAATCTCTCAAACGCTTCTGTGTAGCTGTTTTGGAATTCAGGGATTACTTTCTCCCGCCGATGAGAGAGTAAGAAAAACATCAAAGTTTTCAGCTTTGCGTGGTTGGGTTCGGAGGGGTCGAGGTAAGAGAGTGTCCTGTAGCCGCCGGAGAGATCAGTGGAAGGCATATATGTGCCGGTGAAAAGATCCTTCTTCTCAACTTTGTCAGTGTCAAAAAGGATAGGAAAACTCTTGCCATCGAGCAAGACGACGACGTTTGATGCGAAGGAAATGAAGGGACCCGGCGGCATGTTGGCTCTGAACACCGTGGAATCATACTTCCGGATTCTTGATTTGAAGAACTCGTCCCGGCCTTGATTGTAGAAATAGTCTTGCCTGTCTCTCCACGGGCCGATCAAGGGCAGCCCGTAGTTGCCGGGGATTTTTCGAACCGGAAGTTTAGAGGGAGCCACCGCCTCCGTGTGCCGCGGCGGTGGAGAAAGGGATGGTTTTTCCGACAACGCTGATGCTATGTCGATCGGCTGAGCAGAAAACGATCGCTGGATTGAGAACTGTGAAGGGACCCTAAGTAATTTTGCTGACGAATATTGGGAGGAGAATGAAATCTGTGAAGAAGAGAAAGACGATACATGAGAGGAAGCCATTGCCGAGTGAATCAACCTTTGACTGTGAATTATTTGTGGTGGAATCCGATGTATAAATACACACGGAGAGTTTGTACTAAATGCAAATGGATACCTTGTCAACTACAGAAAAGGAATGAACTTTGGGGAAAAAATTGGCCCACTTTTCTTTTATTATTACAAATAATTTTTTGTactgtaaaaataaataaacaattatgGTGGTTGCTTCCAGTCCAATTTAAAGTCAGCCATTAAATAacccaaaaataattttatggaaatttttttttcaaaaagttAAACTTTAAAGTagattattaataataattgtttgattataataaacataaaatcagagggcacattatgatattttattaattttctgaACAtcctatttttaaaattaaatttaatataagttggcacatgatataaaatattaaaataagtgAATATAATTTAATACATCGTTTATGTTTTACATGTCGCAAAAAGCTATTGCAACTACTGTGGTTGATTCGGGAGGTTGCGATACCTTTTTTATGCGTCTTCAGGTGTTTATTTCATTCTACTCATGTGAGCGTTATCCTCCATGATAAGATGGATGGCCAAGATTTGCACACTGCATATATAGGacccactttttttttaaattatatgtgTGACAAGATCTTGCCCGTTGAAACGAAGTGAGAGTTGTGTCCACGTAGATAAGATCATGTGATTGGCTTGTGATGTTaaaaatgtatattttaaattttcatacCAAAATTATTGTATTGTTATATAAATTACATAGAGAacttattttgtataatttaaaaataaatttgaatttattttatcttaCTTTTATGGTATGTAAAACATTTCCGTCTACTAAAGGTGTTGCACAGTTTCCGAAGTTGAATCAGTTTGACCAAACAAAGTTGGACCCATTCGGGGTTTTGTATGTGAACTTGATTTTATAATTTCGTAGAAACTCtcttttgataaaataaatatggtCGGAAATATAAACGTCATAGCAAAATCCAGAGGTCAAACAAAAGAATGTGTTCAAATTTATTGTTCATGTGAACCAAATAAACACTTGTCATTCAAAATGGATTTCCGACCAAATTGACACCACCGGCCATCGTACGACTCCCTATGCATGGCTACTCTATTGGGTTCTTACAACAATGTGCCGGTCACACACacgtgtgtgtatgtgtgtggtCAAATTGAGTAACATCGACTAATAACATAGAAATTGACTATACATCTTTCTTCAGAATGTTTGACTcgcattatattttatattaaagttataaattattattttatttgtatataTGGCTTGTAGGATCGATTGCTTGttgttttataaaaaattatagctAGTGTTAACGGtacaattcaaatattttaaaccgtacAACAACTCAAACACCACGTTTCGATTGTTCTACTCAACATGGACACTTATTGCACCCAGTAATTGCATtctttgcaatcaatgagaatcgaacacGTGACCTTAGCTCTGATGTCAATTATAGAGCTGAGTGATTGTCTTTTTACCAAAATTTATAGTCAGTGGTAATGGTATAActcaaatctttaaatcatatagCAGCTCAAACACCACGTTTTGACTGTTCTActcaatataaataattattaaacacaatatattttatgatttatatatcgTACAAATTTAATCATCTCATCTTTCAAATCAAATGTGACATGCTAAAACTTTACTAACATTAAGATTCATCGGCACGTTATATTTATTGAACTTTGATATaaagtatatataattttaatttaccaATTTTTTCACAAACTGCAATTCCgttcaaatgatttttttccACCAAACGTTATTGTCGAGTTTTTTACTTcactattatttatttatttttctcctCGAATCTTGTGCAAGATTTGGATAGATTTTGTACAATATTTGGTTAGATTCTGTACAAGATTTAGTTTAAATCTTGTTGGACTTGATTTCTGCGGACTACTCATTAATATCTAGGTAAGAGCTCTCAGAGACATGAGCCCGCGAAGGATCTCATTTTTTTGAGAGCTCGGCGTGAGAGGTCGGCCAAAGCATTCCCAATCGACGTGAAAGCACCCTCTAGGAGGTCGGCTCGGCTTCGCTCATGGAGGTCGGCATGTGAGATCAGCATGGGAGGTCGGCAGTGGAGGTCGACCATCTCACTGATCGACGAGATTGTGAATATCCCGGATGATATCCCACCAGCTTCATGTGAATGAGGTGACTTCCTGATGGGCTCTGTCACGAAGATGACCTTCCGAGGCTTTCCGAATACCTTTATGGGCTCTCTCTTTTTGGGCTAACGAGAGTGGGTCGGACCCACCTCCGGTTCGGGGtatcatttttgttttcaaaaaatttggatacaattaaaaaaaaaaaagatcaatCATAAAGGTCTCCAAATACTTCGCTGccgatttaattaaatataaatcaaatatattattaCGTTTCCCTATGATTCCAACTTGTACTAAAAATGGAATTGCCCATATACATATATTCTTTTATGTAATTTGGAATTGTCTGTTTTCAAAACTTGATCCAACTTACTTGTGACCTTACAATTAATTGTTGTAACAATAATATAACCTTATTGGAAAATTTGTAGCTTATTGGGAAGAAGTTGGGTGCATTTATTGGCAAACTTGAGTAGATTTTTAACCCATGCAACtctaggaccgagtgcttaccgctttaccaaaagttatagctagcAGTAATGGTggaactcaaatcttttaaaccgcacatctATTTAagtaccacggttcgatcgctctaccaagcatggacaattattgcacccaacaatcacCCTCTCATGCACTccatcaatgagaatcgaactcatgaccttggctctgataccaattgtaggaccgagtgcttaacgctttaccaaaagctagctcaagcaccatggttcgatcgctctaccaaacatGGATAATTATTGCACCTAACAGCAACTCAATATCAAagtctaaaatattttttttatgacatgAGACCCGCAGTCTCATATTATGTAGATATATGCTTATTTTTtcacataaataaaaatattcattgAAAATATCAATTATACAAACAGTTTTTCGATTTTATGCTTATTTAAGGAGTGTTTATATAAATTGTTTGTTGTATTTCTAATAGTTAATTAGTTACAAGACTCCAAATTAAGTAGAAATGTATTAAGAAaagaatataataaatattgctAACTATGCATACATACTTTTATATttgagataaaaaaaatgacatatagagtattatattttataatctcaagattatttttaattttaaaattttatgcagCAGTTCCTAACATGTTTGatgaatattaataattttattttcccaATACAAAACGACACACATTTTGATTTAATCATGCTAAATATCCTATAAATTTCTCGTTGAGCTAATACTTTTTTTATAACGAATTGAACATTTCAGTCCTTCTGTCAATACACAAATTGTGTCAATTGCAAAACTCTCGTTGAGCTAATATCGTCACAAATCGGGGGTATTAATTCAATGTATTAGTCAattaatttcaaacaatgtcATCTTCTACTACAAATCAAATTTTTCTACAATATTTCGATTAAATGAgtcaattaattatatattgaacgtgaacaaaaaaataatgaaaaaaacgAAAAATATGTTCACATGTATTTGATGTAATTTTCTCAAAAGACAGAGATCTGCatattcaaaatatataatagaaaGACTAAATTGTCCAAATCTATTACGGTGATAGAGTATTAGCGCAACAAAAATTTTCACATGAATCGACAAAATTTGAATATTAACAAAGAAATTGAAATGCTCAAATCACTTAAACGATATATTATAGGGGTTCGGCACAATTATCTCCACAAATTTTATTTCCCCAAAACATAGTTGGAACTATTTTCAGGAAAAAAATAATCGTAGTGGCTATTGTTTTCGATTTTTGTACAAAGATCT is a window encoding:
- the LOC142551556 gene encoding allene oxide synthase 1, chloroplastic, encoding MASSHVSSFSSSQISFSSQYSSAKLLRVPSQFSIQRSFSAQPIDIASALSEKPSLSPPPRHTEAVAPSKLPVRKIPGNYGLPLIGPWRDRQDYFYNQGRDEFFKSRIRKYDSTVFRANMPPGPFISFASNVVVLLDGKSFPILFDTDKVEKKDLFTGTYMPSTDLSGGYRTLSYLDPSEPNHAKLKTLMFFLLSHRREKVIPEFQNSYTEAFERLEKELATKGRANFGAANEQAAFNFLARSFFGVNPNDTKLGSDGPTLIGKWVLFQLHPLLTLGLPKGLEDGIIHTFRLPPFLIKKDYQRLYEFFYQNSAPLLDQAEKLGLTKDEACHNLLYSTCFNSFGGMKILFPNILKRLGRAGAKLHAELAQEIRSAIKSSGGNVTMAAMEKMPLMKSVVYEALRIEPPVSLQYGKAKRDLVIESHYAAFQVKEGEMLFGYQPFATMDPMIFDRAEEFVPTRFLGEEGEKLLKHVLWSNGPETENPTVNNKQCAGKNFVVLASRLLLVELFRRYDSFGIEAAVSPLGSSVTVTSLKPASF